A region from the Desulfoglaeba alkanexedens ALDC genome encodes:
- a CDS encoding PAS domain S-box protein, whose protein sequence is MAGLAFGTWTSAGIGARPVVFSASEVGYPPFCMTDESGQAIGFSVELMRAALAAMGRDVTFRVGPWAEVRTWLERGEVEALPLVGRTPEREALFDFTFPYMSLHGAIVVRKDRRDISDLKDLRGKRVAVMKGDNAEEFLLREDRGMAIHTTATFEDALRELSEGRCDAVVVQRLVAIRLIQETGLKNLRIVNRPIEGFRQDFCFAVREGDRETLALLNEGLALVMADGTYRRLHAKWFAALELPYNRRIVIGGDHNYPPYEYLDEKGRPAGYNVELTRAIAAELGLNVEIRLAPWAEVRDALARGEIDALQGMFYSPQRDLTFDFTPPHTVNHFVGVVRKGETPPPATLAELEGKRIVLQRGDIMHDFAVENGLERQIRAVDAQEDALRELAEGKHDVALVSRLTAFYWIEKYGWQNLVVGSRPFLSPEYCYAVPNGQKALLAHFTEGLRTLEENGEYRRIYEKWMGIYEAPFPRFVDILRHLTMVAVPLLLILLTSFVWSWTLRRQVASRTAALRESEEFQRAVIACSPVALYSIDLDGNVLTWNASAEKIFGWTAGEIIGRPLPIIPEAQQDEHRGLRERVMKGEVIEAVEVTRCKKDGSCFEGRLSIAPINDAGGRIIGIMAAMEDITQSKQAERSLRENEALFRNLFEGHAAVKLIIDPENGRIVDANRAAEDFYGWPRHRLKTMRIQDINTASVEEIKAAMDKVRSRSRVRFEFRDRLADGSIRDVEVYSSPIEIGGQSLLHSIIHDVTERKRTEAERERLLLAIEQSGEMIVITDPQGIIEYVNPAFERTTGHVREDVMGHPLCAFHGNEQDPPFCHEDWKARCSGGSWRGRLVSRYRDGVLHTEDVSISPVLDASGRIVNFVAVMRDVTDEIRLADQLQQAQKMESVGRLAGGVAHDFNNMLGVIIGYAELAMHRVAPSDPVRADLGEILKAAKRSTEITRQLLAFARRQPIRPQLLDLNATVEDMLKMLQRLIGEDIYLAWLPGTGLWPVRLDPAQIDQILANLCINARDAIGGVGKVTLETKNVTFDAAYCSTHPGHVPGDFVMLAVSDDGCGMDRETQEKIFEPFFTTKGVDRGTGLGLATVYGIVKQNNGFIHVYSEAGAGTTFKIYLPRHREAVEAKSPESAGEIPQGRGETVLLVEDEPAILEMARMMLEQLGYRVLAAAAPNEALGMLEAHSGGIQLLITDVVMPEMNGHELADKVQDRVPGLKVLFMSGYTADVIAHRGVLDRDVHFLPKPFMLKDLAMKVREALDGK, encoded by the coding sequence ATGGCCGGCCTCGCCTTCGGGACATGGACTTCCGCGGGCATCGGTGCGCGCCCCGTCGTTTTTTCCGCATCCGAAGTGGGCTATCCTCCTTTCTGCATGACCGATGAATCAGGGCAAGCGATCGGTTTTTCGGTGGAACTGATGCGCGCGGCGCTGGCCGCCATGGGCCGCGACGTCACCTTCCGGGTCGGCCCGTGGGCGGAGGTCAGAACCTGGCTGGAACGGGGTGAAGTCGAGGCTCTTCCCCTGGTGGGCCGGACACCCGAACGGGAAGCGCTCTTCGATTTCACCTTCCCTTACATGTCGCTCCACGGCGCCATCGTCGTCCGTAAGGACCGTCGCGACATCTCCGACCTGAAGGATCTCCGGGGAAAGCGGGTCGCGGTCATGAAGGGCGACAACGCGGAAGAGTTTCTACTGCGGGAAGACCGCGGGATGGCCATTCATACGACCGCCACTTTCGAAGACGCGCTCCGAGAACTTTCCGAAGGCCGCTGCGACGCCGTGGTCGTCCAGCGGCTCGTGGCGATCCGCCTCATACAGGAAACCGGTCTCAAGAATCTCCGGATCGTCAACCGCCCCATCGAGGGCTTCCGCCAGGACTTCTGCTTCGCCGTCAGGGAAGGCGACCGGGAAACGCTGGCCCTTTTGAACGAGGGTCTGGCCCTGGTCATGGCCGATGGAACCTACCGGCGCCTCCACGCCAAGTGGTTCGCGGCCCTGGAACTCCCCTACAACCGGCGGATCGTGATCGGCGGGGATCACAACTATCCGCCCTACGAATACCTCGACGAGAAAGGCCGGCCGGCCGGTTACAACGTGGAACTCACCCGAGCCATCGCCGCCGAACTGGGCCTCAACGTCGAAATACGCCTGGCGCCCTGGGCGGAAGTCAGGGATGCTCTCGCACGGGGCGAAATCGACGCCCTCCAGGGCATGTTCTACTCGCCTCAGCGCGACTTGACCTTCGATTTCACGCCGCCGCACACCGTGAACCATTTCGTCGGCGTGGTACGTAAAGGTGAAACGCCCCCTCCGGCCACCCTGGCCGAGCTCGAGGGGAAGCGGATCGTGTTGCAGCGCGGCGACATCATGCACGATTTTGCGGTGGAAAACGGACTCGAAAGACAGATCAGGGCCGTTGACGCCCAGGAGGACGCCCTGCGGGAGCTTGCCGAAGGAAAGCACGATGTGGCGCTGGTCTCCCGACTGACCGCCTTCTACTGGATCGAAAAATACGGGTGGCAGAACCTCGTCGTCGGGAGCCGCCCGTTCCTATCGCCGGAATATTGCTATGCCGTTCCCAACGGCCAAAAGGCCTTGCTGGCCCATTTCACCGAAGGGCTGAGAACTCTCGAAGAAAACGGCGAATACAGGCGCATCTACGAAAAATGGATGGGAATCTACGAAGCGCCTTTTCCCCGCTTCGTGGACATCCTTCGTCATTTGACCATGGTGGCCGTCCCTCTGCTGCTGATCCTCCTCACTTCCTTCGTGTGGTCGTGGACGCTGCGCCGGCAGGTGGCGAGCCGGACGGCGGCGCTGAGGGAAAGCGAGGAATTTCAGCGAGCCGTGATCGCCTGTTCGCCGGTCGCCCTCTACAGCATCGACCTGGACGGCAATGTTTTGACCTGGAACGCTTCGGCCGAGAAAATCTTTGGGTGGACGGCCGGCGAAATCATCGGCAGGCCGCTTCCCATCATCCCCGAAGCCCAACAGGATGAACACCGGGGACTTCGCGAGCGGGTGATGAAGGGTGAGGTGATCGAAGCCGTTGAAGTGACCCGCTGCAAGAAAGACGGCTCCTGCTTCGAAGGGCGCCTTTCGATCGCTCCCATCAACGACGCCGGAGGACGCATCATCGGCATCATGGCCGCCATGGAAGACATCACCCAGTCCAAGCAGGCGGAGAGGTCCCTTCGCGAAAACGAGGCGCTCTTCAGAAACCTCTTCGAAGGGCACGCCGCGGTCAAACTGATCATCGATCCCGAAAACGGACGCATCGTGGATGCCAACCGAGCTGCCGAGGATTTTTACGGATGGCCGCGCCACCGCCTGAAGACGATGCGGATACAAGATATCAATACCGCTTCCGTCGAAGAGATCAAGGCGGCCATGGACAAGGTCCGGTCGCGAAGCCGGGTGCGTTTCGAATTCCGTGATCGTCTGGCCGATGGTTCGATCCGTGACGTTGAAGTGTATTCGAGCCCCATCGAGATCGGGGGCCAAAGCCTCCTCCATTCCATCATCCACGACGTCACTGAACGCAAACGTACGGAAGCCGAACGGGAGCGGCTGCTTCTGGCCATCGAGCAATCGGGGGAGATGATCGTCATCACCGACCCGCAGGGAATCATCGAGTACGTCAACCCGGCCTTCGAGCGGACGACGGGCCATGTGCGCGAAGACGTTATGGGCCATCCCCTGTGCGCCTTCCATGGAAACGAACAAGACCCACCATTTTGCCACGAAGATTGGAAGGCGCGCTGCAGCGGCGGTTCCTGGCGCGGCCGACTGGTGAGCCGGTATCGTGACGGGGTCCTCCACACCGAGGACGTTTCGATTTCCCCGGTTCTCGACGCTTCAGGACGGATCGTCAATTTCGTGGCCGTAATGCGCGATGTCACCGACGAAATCCGCCTGGCGGACCAGCTGCAGCAGGCCCAAAAGATGGAATCCGTGGGCCGGCTGGCCGGAGGTGTGGCCCACGACTTCAACAACATGCTCGGCGTGATCATCGGCTACGCCGAATTGGCTATGCACAGGGTCGCCCCTTCGGACCCCGTCCGCGCAGACCTCGGCGAAATCCTGAAGGCCGCCAAACGTTCCACAGAGATCACCCGGCAGCTGCTCGCTTTCGCCCGCAGGCAGCCGATCCGCCCCCAATTGCTTGACCTCAACGCAACCGTGGAGGACATGCTCAAGATGCTTCAGCGGCTCATCGGCGAAGACATTTACCTGGCGTGGCTTCCGGGAACCGGTTTATGGCCCGTCCGGCTGGACCCTGCCCAGATCGATCAAATCCTCGCCAATCTCTGTATCAACGCCCGGGATGCCATCGGCGGGGTGGGCAAGGTCACCCTGGAAACGAAAAACGTAACCTTCGACGCGGCCTATTGTTCGACTCATCCGGGCCATGTCCCCGGCGACTTCGTGATGCTGGCCGTGAGCGACGACGGATGTGGCATGGATCGGGAAACGCAGGAAAAGATTTTTGAACCGTTTTTCACCACCAAGGGCGTCGACCGGGGCACCGGCCTGGGGCTCGCCACCGTCTACGGCATCGTCAAGCAGAACAACGGCTTCATCCATGTCTACAGTGAAGCTGGAGCCGGAACGACTTTCAAGATTTACCTGCCGCGCCATCGGGAGGCGGTGGAAGCGAAGAGTCCGGAAAGCGCCGGGGAAATCCCTCAAGGTCGCGGGGAAACGGTGCTTCTTGTAGAAGACGAACCGGCGATCCTGGAGATGGCCCGGATGATGCTCGAGCAACTGGGTTACCGGGTCCTGGCCGCCGCCGCGCCCAACGAGGCCCTCGGCATGCTTGAAGCGCACTCCGGTGGCATCCAGCTGCTCATCACCGACGTGGTGATGCCCGAAATGAACGGACACGAATTGGCCGACAAGGTTCAAGACCGGGTCCCGGGGCTCAAGGTGCTCTTCATGTCCGGCTACACGGCCGACGTGATCGCCCATCGAGGCGTTCTCGACCGCGACGTACACTTCCTCCCGAAACCGTTCATGCTGAAGGACCTGGCCATGAAGGTCCGGGAAGCGCTGGACGGAAAATGA
- a CDS encoding GNAT family N-acetyltransferase, giving the protein MSQYNLDRIFNPRKIAVVGGSEQPGSIGNALMKNLIEGGFPGTILPVNPKYKKVHGLSVAKTVSDLEAGVDLAVIATPIQTVPGIVQECVERKVAGAIVISAGGKETGEKGREIERQIRETAHAGGLRIVGPNCLGIIRPGGNLNASFASEMPDPGRLAFVSQSGAICTAILDFALQERIGFSHFVSIGSMVDVDFGDLVDYLGNDSSAQSVLLYIESLTNFRKFMSAARSVSRVKPVIVLKAGRSEAGARAAASHTGAMAGEDAVYDAAFKRAGVVRVDTIQDLFDCAELLAKQPRPRGSRLAVVTNGGGPGVMATDALARYGLEPAELDPETVSKLDAFLPPFWSRSNPIDILGDASAERFRRTLEVCFEAKNMDAVCVILTPQAITDPLSVAEVLTTVTKRRYPVFACWMGGKSIEQAVGILNSAGVPTYRTPERAVRAFLYMVEYAENLASVVEIPPKLTRNIACDREKARRIMAGAPEDGFLSESDARDLLSAYGLSVIRTERAPNETEAVRLARDMGYPLVMKLESPDITHKTDVGGVRLDLRSDGDVRAAFLQIVESARRAKPEARIEGVILQPFFASPDYEILLGAKRDANFGPVIVFGMGGIFTEVVKDRALGLPPMNRLLARRMMEGTRAWTLLQGYRNRPPADVERLESMIIGLSQLLIDWPQIAELDMNPVLIKDGRPVAVDARIRVSPSDQPSPMHLVISPYPEEYETHLVTEHGVRVFVRPVKPEDATLFKEFFKVLSPTTVYYRFFSYIKEMSPHMLARCTQIDYDREIALVALDEDSERERMLGVARIIGDPDGKEGEFAIMVGDPWHGLGIGSSLLQQCLSIAKDRGFQTVRGIVLQQNKTMLALGKKLGFEMKKHPECGEYELVIRFG; this is encoded by the coding sequence GATCTGGAAGCGGGGGTGGACCTTGCGGTCATCGCCACGCCGATTCAGACGGTTCCCGGCATCGTACAGGAATGTGTTGAAAGAAAGGTGGCCGGGGCCATTGTCATTTCGGCCGGTGGGAAAGAAACCGGGGAAAAAGGAAGGGAGATCGAACGGCAGATCCGGGAAACAGCTCATGCGGGCGGGCTTCGCATCGTGGGCCCCAATTGCCTGGGGATCATTCGGCCCGGCGGAAATCTCAACGCCAGTTTCGCTTCTGAAATGCCCGATCCCGGCCGTCTGGCTTTCGTTTCGCAAAGTGGAGCCATCTGTACGGCCATATTGGATTTTGCCCTGCAGGAACGCATCGGATTCAGCCACTTCGTCAGCATAGGTTCCATGGTCGACGTCGATTTCGGGGACCTGGTGGATTACCTCGGAAACGATTCTTCGGCCCAGAGCGTTCTGCTCTACATCGAAAGCCTGACGAATTTTCGAAAGTTCATGAGCGCGGCGCGGTCGGTGTCCCGCGTCAAGCCCGTCATCGTCCTGAAGGCGGGACGAAGCGAGGCCGGGGCCCGGGCCGCGGCGTCCCACACCGGCGCCATGGCCGGGGAAGATGCGGTCTATGACGCCGCCTTCAAGCGGGCCGGGGTCGTGCGTGTGGACACCATCCAGGACCTGTTCGATTGCGCCGAACTGCTGGCGAAGCAGCCGCGCCCCCGGGGGTCCCGCCTGGCCGTCGTGACCAACGGCGGAGGGCCCGGCGTGATGGCTACCGACGCCCTCGCCCGATATGGTTTGGAGCCGGCGGAACTTGATCCTGAAACCGTGTCGAAGCTCGATGCTTTTCTGCCGCCTTTCTGGAGTCGCAGCAATCCCATCGACATTCTGGGAGACGCTTCCGCGGAGCGCTTTCGGCGCACGCTGGAAGTCTGCTTCGAAGCGAAAAACATGGACGCCGTCTGCGTTATCTTGACACCCCAGGCCATAACGGATCCCCTTTCGGTGGCCGAGGTGCTGACCACGGTAACGAAGCGACGTTACCCGGTCTTCGCCTGCTGGATGGGCGGCAAGAGCATCGAACAGGCCGTCGGGATCTTGAACAGCGCGGGAGTGCCCACTTACAGGACACCGGAACGGGCGGTCAGGGCTTTTCTCTACATGGTTGAATACGCCGAGAACCTGGCATCCGTCGTGGAAATCCCGCCCAAGCTGACCCGGAACATCGCCTGTGACCGGGAGAAGGCCCGGCGAATCATGGCTGGTGCACCGGAGGATGGCTTTCTGTCGGAATCGGACGCCAGGGATCTCCTTTCGGCCTACGGGCTTTCCGTCATCCGGACGGAACGGGCACCGAACGAGACCGAAGCGGTACGACTGGCCCGCGATATGGGCTATCCCTTGGTGATGAAGCTGGAGTCCCCTGACATCACCCACAAGACCGACGTGGGCGGGGTGCGCCTGGATCTGCGCTCGGACGGGGATGTCCGTGCCGCTTTCCTTCAGATCGTGGAATCGGCGCGCCGTGCCAAGCCCGAAGCCCGCATCGAGGGGGTCATTCTGCAGCCGTTTTTTGCCTCTCCGGACTATGAAATCCTACTGGGAGCGAAACGGGACGCCAATTTCGGCCCGGTGATCGTATTCGGAATGGGGGGCATCTTTACGGAAGTTGTCAAGGACCGGGCCTTGGGGCTTCCCCCCATGAACCGGCTCTTGGCCCGGCGGATGATGGAGGGAACCCGGGCTTGGACGCTGCTTCAAGGGTACAGAAACCGGCCGCCGGCGGACGTCGAACGGCTCGAATCCATGATCATCGGACTCTCCCAGTTGCTGATCGACTGGCCCCAAATTGCAGAACTGGACATGAATCCCGTCCTGATCAAGGATGGTAGACCCGTTGCGGTGGACGCCCGCATCCGGGTCTCACCGTCGGATCAGCCATCCCCGATGCATTTGGTGATCAGCCCGTATCCGGAGGAATACGAGACTCATCTGGTCACCGAACACGGTGTGCGGGTGTTCGTCCGTCCCGTGAAACCCGAAGATGCCACGCTCTTTAAGGAATTTTTCAAGGTCCTCTCCCCCACGACGGTCTATTATCGCTTCTTCAGCTATATAAAAGAAATGAGCCCGCACATGCTCGCTCGATGCACCCAGATCGACTACGACCGGGAAATCGCACTGGTGGCCCTGGACGAGGACTCCGAAAGGGAACGGATGCTGGGGGTGGCGAGAATCATCGGGGACCCGGACGGAAAGGAGGGGGAGTTCGCCATTATGGTCGGCGATCCGTGGCATGGCCTGGGGATTGGGTCGAGTCTTCTGCAGCAGTGCCTTTCCATTGCCAAAGATCGAGGATTCCAGACGGTAAGGGGCATTGTTCTGCAGCAAAACAAAACCATGCTGGCCCTCGGGAAAAAACTAGGCTTCGAGATGAAAAAGCATCCCGAGTGCGGAGAATACGAGCTGGTCATTCGGTTCGGCTGA